One Echinicola strongylocentroti DNA window includes the following coding sequences:
- a CDS encoding alpha-L-rhamnosidase-related protein produces MKKLLVVITLLFSVLCADASSWDNARWIWQKEDGPSNTWMSFRKTVTLEEVPELAKARIGVDSKFWLWINGEMVLFEGGLSRGPSPVGEWDRENKVTPSNSWYQTLDIQPYLKEGKNTIAILVWYWGRETHKGTHIDSKKGGLLFHAQMDDKKLVSDATWKAIQHPGYDNTIAPPSDNLVQYSVRFDAQKAMNDWDENAWYKEGYEDNKWPAAIEKGEAGAAPWYSLEENFVPLLVNHGLTNYENHDQLNFPFVSEGQTVRCRLPFNKQVTPYLEIEASAGDTVFMTTDNRLNKINATYITKEGDQAYESYSWMNGHEITYTIPEGVKVKALKYRWMSVGEMAGKFEVDDPFYQRLWKMGNNTLFVCARDNFMDCPDRERALWIGDVADQTGYLFYSMDEAGRKLLKKAILQTVYFSENGVIGALGPLRVRELVTQSLQFISQVVWPYYLNTGDKETLEVAYPYVFDYLDLFPMQENGLPEYRKGKNPDTWNWLDWGVKNTIDEEPIQMAFYYLALKEAKKMAEVLGKKEHIEWYNKRMAAMKPAYEKAFWKDGFYSTDIEKFKDDRANAIAIVSGIANPAFYDQIVDNVLTENFFSSPHFEWLVEEAMCIAGRHEESLQRMKEQYQSQVDNQSLSTLYEMFPKGGSYNHAWNAPNTILSKYIAGVAPTKIGWTEYQVMPTLLHFKSLKKTIPTVKGTIDLTIEANRNTFQLLLNSPEATSAIIGVPKAEKEIATVKVGDEIVWEEGKFKKGHAGFDYFGEDEEHLKFKTEAGKWEVEATYK; encoded by the coding sequence ATGAAAAAGCTTTTAGTAGTAATAACCCTTTTGTTCTCAGTATTATGTGCAGATGCATCAAGCTGGGATAATGCTCGATGGATTTGGCAAAAAGAGGATGGACCCTCCAATACATGGATGAGTTTCAGAAAAACCGTAACATTAGAAGAAGTCCCGGAATTGGCCAAGGCACGTATCGGTGTGGATAGTAAGTTTTGGTTATGGATAAATGGGGAGATGGTTCTTTTTGAAGGGGGCTTGTCTCGTGGGCCAAGCCCTGTCGGTGAGTGGGACAGGGAAAATAAGGTAACTCCTTCAAACTCCTGGTACCAAACACTGGATATCCAACCTTACCTGAAAGAGGGCAAAAACACCATAGCCATATTGGTCTGGTATTGGGGGCGCGAGACCCATAAGGGTACGCATATTGACAGTAAAAAAGGCGGCTTGCTATTTCATGCCCAAATGGATGACAAAAAGCTGGTATCCGATGCCACATGGAAAGCCATCCAGCATCCGGGCTACGATAATACTATTGCTCCTCCGAGTGATAATTTGGTTCAGTATAGTGTTCGATTCGATGCCCAGAAAGCGATGAATGACTGGGACGAAAACGCTTGGTATAAAGAGGGATATGAAGATAACAAGTGGCCTGCGGCTATTGAAAAAGGTGAGGCGGGTGCTGCTCCCTGGTATTCATTAGAAGAAAATTTTGTGCCGCTATTGGTTAACCATGGATTGACAAATTATGAAAACCACGATCAACTCAATTTTCCTTTTGTAAGCGAGGGACAAACCGTAAGGTGCCGTCTTCCATTTAACAAGCAGGTTACGCCATATTTGGAGATAGAAGCCAGTGCAGGAGATACTGTTTTTATGACTACGGATAATAGGTTAAATAAAATTAACGCCACCTATATTACCAAGGAGGGTGATCAGGCATATGAAAGTTATTCATGGATGAATGGTCATGAAATTACTTACACCATTCCGGAAGGAGTAAAAGTAAAGGCCTTAAAATACCGATGGATGAGTGTAGGTGAAATGGCCGGAAAATTTGAAGTGGACGATCCTTTCTATCAACGCCTGTGGAAGATGGGCAACAATACCTTGTTTGTTTGTGCCCGTGATAACTTCATGGATTGCCCGGACAGAGAAAGGGCCCTGTGGATAGGCGATGTAGCCGACCAAACTGGGTACTTGTTCTACTCAATGGATGAGGCCGGGCGTAAATTGCTTAAAAAAGCCATATTGCAAACTGTATATTTCAGTGAAAACGGTGTAATAGGGGCTTTGGGACCTCTCAGGGTTCGTGAATTGGTAACCCAAAGCCTGCAGTTTATTTCCCAGGTGGTATGGCCATATTATTTGAACACTGGTGATAAGGAGACACTTGAAGTTGCTTATCCTTACGTTTTTGATTATTTGGATCTATTCCCAATGCAAGAAAACGGTTTGCCAGAATACCGAAAAGGAAAAAATCCCGACACCTGGAATTGGCTCGATTGGGGCGTGAAAAATACCATTGATGAAGAACCCATACAGATGGCTTTTTATTACCTGGCCTTAAAAGAGGCTAAGAAGATGGCTGAAGTTTTGGGCAAGAAAGAACATATCGAATGGTACAATAAACGTATGGCCGCGATGAAACCAGCGTATGAAAAAGCCTTTTGGAAAGATGGTTTTTATAGTACCGATATTGAAAAGTTCAAAGATGATAGAGCCAATGCGATTGCCATCGTTTCAGGAATTGCAAACCCAGCATTTTATGATCAGATTGTTGATAATGTCCTTACTGAAAACTTCTTTTCGAGTCCTCACTTTGAGTGGTTGGTAGAAGAAGCCATGTGCATAGCCGGAAGACATGAAGAATCTTTACAAAGAATGAAGGAGCAGTATCAAAGTCAAGTAGACAATCAATCTTTGTCAACGTTGTACGAGATGTTTCCTAAGGGAGGAAGTTATAACCATGCCTGGAATGCCCCTAACACTATTTTATCGAAGTACATTGCCGGAGTAGCACCAACAAAAATAGGCTGGACCGAATATCAGGTTATGCCCACACTGCTTCATTTTAAAAGCTTAAAGAAAACCATACCTACCGTAAAAGGGACTATTGATCTAACTATTGAAGCCAATAGAAATACATTCCAGTTGCTACTAAATTCACCAGAAGCGACTTCTGCAATTATTGGTGTCCCAAAGGCTGAAAAAGAAATTGCCACAGTGAAGGTTGGTGATGAGATTGTGTGGGAAGAAGGAAAATTTAAAAAAGGCCATGCGGGTTTTGACTATTTTGGTGAAGACGAGGAGCATTTAAAATTTAAAACGGAAGCTGGGAAATGGGAAGTTGAGGCGACTTATAAGTAA
- a CDS encoding heparinase II/III family protein, translated as MQLLTLFFFHFYISNTVDAQSLQHPVIWATMDERDSILELIDQNSWAQELLNDVHEIVDDKVKDHRASPSKILNQIPTIAEDSNIPELEVKTVHQHADILGDAAYAGLLYYLTEEDQYAQFAADILWFYAEELAPRDPQNTSICGNSFYDPRTSYAKFAIAYDFIYNYVKKPAINVYSARRKAKVDYDHATMQKAMLNMVGNTLQEYGHPDTHGRFVSNHPILTGPGALFGILCVEDDAKRDRLFNVLWEEGTAHQNSFKNTLLPMFGNQGIWPESLSYSFMPNITMMLNIIDRVKPEMDVINDQLHILDGNFLFDNLRMPDHRFVTYGDSHRDSDGTSKLYQYTLNLAQRRGLSEYEQKAKVALRQDYDASGGYHPHAGTGTFDNYSAFTQLLWGSPIPEEIEGEIDFHKPTVIVEHAGVALQRNYVEKNNELYGLCGIIGGAHYVHSHVTGITMELYGAGYAMAPNAGLPPSVAQRRIPLHEHYFRLYAGNNTVIVNGSSHGRDKGSWKRKANVWQNTVVNIAAEPAHLADPKNEHFSFATQYLQDEVNNAEQQRTLSTIRTSPTTGYYFDMFRSKSLDENKFHDYIYHNLGDQTTIVADKRGKLKLSPTGKYDNDIGDQVHSPGWRFFENEHTTDAIKDAVNIRYDIKKDKRYMHQFVPGGVEREFTKALAPPSRDVRNGYKEKKTQVVAIRQKGEAWDRPYVVIHEPSIHKKSSIQSVEHLYTGEKIVGAKVTSQVDGRKIEDYIICHDDENQVFELPAIDLRFEGRFAVARITSYEGRSAVELYVGEGKQLEVGDQIAQ; from the coding sequence TTGCAACTACTCACTTTGTTTTTTTTCCATTTCTACATTTCTAATACCGTTGATGCCCAATCCCTTCAGCACCCTGTCATCTGGGCCACAATGGATGAGCGAGACAGTATCCTTGAATTAATTGATCAAAATAGTTGGGCGCAAGAGCTATTGAATGACGTACACGAAATCGTCGATGACAAAGTAAAGGATCATCGAGCTAGCCCAAGCAAGATCCTAAATCAAATTCCAACAATCGCTGAGGATAGTAATATTCCAGAACTTGAGGTGAAAACGGTTCATCAACATGCTGATATTCTTGGGGACGCAGCGTATGCCGGACTACTTTATTATTTGACAGAAGAAGATCAGTATGCGCAGTTTGCAGCGGACATTTTGTGGTTCTATGCAGAAGAACTGGCTCCTAGGGATCCCCAAAATACCTCCATCTGTGGAAATTCCTTCTATGATCCCCGCACCAGTTATGCAAAGTTTGCCATTGCTTATGATTTCATCTACAATTATGTAAAAAAACCTGCCATCAATGTGTACAGTGCCAGGAGGAAAGCAAAAGTTGACTACGATCATGCCACGATGCAAAAAGCAATGCTGAACATGGTCGGTAACACCTTGCAGGAATATGGTCACCCGGACACACACGGAAGGTTTGTGTCCAATCACCCGATACTCACAGGTCCGGGAGCACTGTTTGGGATTTTATGTGTGGAAGATGATGCCAAAAGAGACCGCCTATTCAATGTGCTTTGGGAAGAAGGAACAGCACACCAAAATTCTTTTAAAAACACCTTGCTGCCTATGTTTGGCAATCAGGGTATTTGGCCAGAATCTCTAAGCTATAGTTTCATGCCTAACATTACAATGATGCTCAATATCATTGACCGGGTCAAGCCGGAAATGGATGTGATAAATGACCAATTGCATATTCTGGATGGTAATTTTCTTTTCGATAACTTAAGAATGCCAGACCATCGCTTTGTTACTTATGGAGATTCTCATCGTGACTCTGATGGAACTTCGAAATTGTACCAATACACACTGAATCTTGCTCAGCGTCGTGGGCTAAGCGAATATGAACAAAAGGCCAAAGTAGCATTACGGCAAGATTATGATGCATCTGGTGGGTATCATCCACATGCTGGAACGGGCACTTTCGATAATTATAGTGCATTTACGCAGCTACTTTGGGGGAGCCCAATTCCTGAAGAAATTGAAGGGGAGATTGACTTTCATAAACCTACCGTGATCGTAGAGCATGCAGGTGTAGCCCTTCAAAGGAACTATGTTGAAAAGAATAATGAATTATACGGATTATGTGGAATCATTGGAGGAGCGCATTATGTACATTCGCACGTCACAGGGATAACAATGGAGCTATATGGAGCTGGTTATGCAATGGCACCCAATGCTGGATTGCCACCCTCTGTTGCACAAAGAAGGATCCCTCTTCATGAACACTACTTCAGGCTCTATGCAGGAAACAATACGGTCATAGTGAATGGAAGTTCCCATGGGAGAGATAAAGGTTCTTGGAAGAGAAAGGCGAATGTTTGGCAAAACACAGTAGTGAATATTGCCGCCGAACCAGCACACTTGGCCGACCCAAAGAATGAACATTTTAGCTTTGCTACACAGTACTTGCAGGATGAGGTGAACAATGCTGAGCAGCAACGAACGTTAAGTACCATACGGACAAGTCCTACAACTGGATACTACTTCGACATGTTCAGGTCCAAATCGTTGGATGAAAATAAATTTCACGATTATATCTACCATAATCTAGGAGATCAAACTACCATAGTTGCTGATAAGAGAGGTAAATTGAAGTTATCTCCTACTGGTAAATACGATAATGATATTGGTGATCAGGTGCATTCTCCAGGTTGGCGTTTTTTTGAAAACGAGCATACTACTGATGCCATAAAAGATGCCGTGAATATTCGCTATGATATAAAGAAGGACAAGCGATATATGCACCAGTTTGTACCAGGTGGGGTGGAGCGAGAGTTTACTAAGGCATTAGCCCCTCCCAGCCGTGATGTACGGAATGGTTATAAAGAGAAAAAAACGCAGGTGGTGGCGATCCGTCAGAAAGGGGAAGCATGGGACCGTCCGTATGTGGTTATCCATGAACCTTCCATCCATAAGAAATCAAGTATTCAATCTGTGGAACATTTGTACACTGGAGAAAAAATTGTGGGTGCAAAAGTTACCAGTCAGGTAGATGGTCGCAAGATAGAGGATTACATCATTTGTCATGACGATGAAAATCAGGTTTTTGAACTTCCAGCAATTGATCTTCGGTTTGAGGGCCGATTTGCAGTGGCTAGAATCACATCCTATGAGGGCAGATCTGCGGTAGAACTATATGTAGGGGAAGGAAAGCAACTCGAAGTGGGAGACCAAATAGCACAGTAA
- a CDS encoding glycosyl hydrolase, which translates to MFSCQNTLERDFVNPPGHFKPMPFWHINGELTTEGIRKQMKDAKEAGFSGVSLLPLAEKSPSKPGTSPKFLSEEYFERYQDMIDIAEELEMEIILYDDNDFPSGMAGGKMEEKYPDHTMKRLDKIEYKVKGPALFTDSIPGIQLMAAVATNERTDERIEISSFVKDGLLQWHVPEGNWEIMLFPLMKDSFHKKYLCMDFMDTTAVRHMINETYEKYKERFGQYFGNTIKTTFFDDVGFWRHPRNWTASFNQKFEELNGYDPRPYYPALWEDIGPETAAVRNAFFRTRAELLAEGFPKLVGQWNEANGLSSTGHPPGNYDPTPIDMNADIFKFYRYTQIPLTDAIIGYQFGQNGHKLISSAADYYDRPLVATEIYGAYKEDSFDSLMLYRAMMDLFARGVNMVIPHGMWYDPEKVYIPPLVSPYSEKLAPALPAYSSYVGRTSMLLRGGRRVSDIAVLYPFEGLAAWFRFDNPDNIRQGFYVAPETDYQTVSGWLTNDIRRDFTFVHPELFLDEKYGIEEGNIHLNNSENHQAYHTLMLTGSKVITYATLQKVKQFYDNGGTLIATTMLPFKSATIGNDEKVITLVKEIFGIDPTQQGELSQTVESQNGAGGKAIFIPQPDASKLEAVLDKHSEAADVVFESNPTLKTDIGKFNYIHKIKDGRHIYFFTNSSDETIATEVLLRGKLKPSKWDPHSGEIKKEIPFNYVEKNGQVYTRIELDLGGVRSLFMVSEDK; encoded by the coding sequence ATGTTCTCCTGTCAAAATACATTGGAACGGGATTTTGTAAACCCTCCCGGCCATTTCAAGCCCATGCCTTTTTGGCATATCAACGGGGAATTGACCACAGAGGGAATCCGAAAACAAATGAAAGATGCGAAAGAGGCCGGGTTTTCGGGGGTGAGTTTATTGCCTTTGGCCGAAAAAAGTCCGAGTAAGCCAGGGACTTCGCCTAAGTTCCTTTCTGAGGAATATTTTGAGCGGTACCAGGATATGATAGATATAGCGGAGGAGTTGGAGATGGAAATCATATTGTATGATGACAATGACTTCCCGAGTGGAATGGCCGGTGGAAAAATGGAAGAAAAATATCCGGACCACACCATGAAAAGGTTGGATAAGATAGAATATAAGGTGAAAGGCCCTGCGCTTTTTACCGACAGCATCCCTGGTATCCAATTAATGGCCGCAGTGGCTACCAATGAACGAACTGATGAACGCATCGAAATAAGTTCGTTTGTAAAGGACGGCTTATTGCAATGGCATGTTCCAGAAGGAAACTGGGAAATAATGCTATTTCCACTGATGAAGGACAGCTTTCACAAAAAGTACCTCTGTATGGATTTTATGGACACTACTGCAGTGCGCCATATGATTAACGAAACATACGAAAAATACAAGGAGCGTTTTGGTCAGTATTTTGGCAACACCATTAAAACCACCTTTTTTGATGATGTGGGTTTTTGGCGGCATCCCCGAAACTGGACTGCTTCTTTTAACCAAAAGTTTGAGGAACTAAATGGTTATGATCCACGTCCTTATTATCCTGCCTTATGGGAGGACATTGGACCGGAAACAGCGGCTGTCAGAAATGCTTTTTTTAGGACACGTGCCGAATTACTGGCCGAAGGTTTTCCTAAACTAGTAGGGCAATGGAATGAAGCCAATGGCCTAAGCAGTACCGGTCACCCTCCAGGCAACTATGACCCAACGCCCATAGATATGAACGCCGATATTTTCAAATTTTATCGGTATACGCAAATACCCCTCACTGACGCCATTATTGGTTATCAGTTTGGACAAAACGGACATAAACTGATCAGCTCTGCGGCTGATTATTATGACCGCCCTTTGGTGGCTACCGAAATATATGGAGCCTATAAAGAGGACTCATTTGACTCTCTGATGCTGTACAGGGCCATGATGGATTTATTTGCCCGAGGTGTCAATATGGTCATACCTCACGGCATGTGGTACGATCCTGAGAAGGTTTACATACCGCCTTTGGTGTCCCCCTATAGCGAAAAACTGGCTCCGGCATTGCCAGCTTATTCCAGCTATGTAGGACGCACCAGTATGTTACTTAGGGGTGGTAGACGAGTGAGCGATATTGCGGTGCTCTATCCCTTTGAGGGCTTGGCGGCATGGTTCCGCTTTGATAATCCCGACAATATCCGCCAAGGGTTTTATGTGGCGCCCGAAACCGATTATCAGACGGTAAGTGGATGGCTGACCAATGACATCCGTCGTGATTTTACCTTTGTACATCCTGAACTGTTCTTAGATGAAAAGTACGGAATAGAGGAAGGTAATATACACTTGAACAACAGTGAGAATCACCAAGCCTATCATACGCTGATGCTCACCGGAAGTAAGGTGATTACATATGCTACGCTTCAAAAAGTGAAGCAATTTTATGATAATGGCGGGACACTCATCGCCACTACCATGTTGCCGTTTAAGTCGGCCACTATCGGAAATGATGAGAAGGTGATCACGTTAGTAAAAGAGATTTTTGGTATTGATCCCACCCAGCAAGGTGAGTTGAGCCAGACAGTGGAATCCCAAAATGGTGCAGGCGGCAAGGCGATATTTATTCCGCAACCCGATGCATCAAAGCTGGAAGCAGTCTTGGATAAACACAGCGAAGCTGCGGATGTGGTCTTTGAAAGTAATCCGACGCTTAAAACTGATATAGGCAAATTTAACTATATCCATAAAATTAAAGATGGTCGACATATTTATTTTTTTACCAATTCCAGCGACGAAACAATTGCAACTGAAGTACTTCTTCGAGGGAAGCTAAAACCCAGCAAATGGGATCCGCATAGTGGTGAAATCAAAAAGGAAATCCCTTTTAATTATGTAGAAAAAAATGGACAAGTATATACTCGAATAGAACTCGATCTGGGCGGCGTAAGATCATTATTTATGGTTTCGGAGGACAAATAA
- a CDS encoding alginate lyase family protein — MMKLSGIFYLVILLCIATTGMVAGQDRMVQSDKITLIEYSEYEKTKERIEHNDPKAKSNYNRLIEKAESAIKHKGFSVVKKTGVPPSGDKHDYMTIGPYWWPNPSTSDGLPYIRRDGEINPETRNDFTDYVEWQNFVRSLTILRDAFYFSENDVYAKKALVLIKTWFLDQETKMNPNLDYSQSIPGKTDGRKFGIIEFANIVEVVKCLELLGERNQLDPATQLSIKAWLSEYARWLQYSENGKGEAHTKNNHATYYDLQLLSILTYLGKTEEVKKYLSTITISRIYDQIEPDGSQPLELARTKSFSYSVMNLHGFLSLARLGKKVGVDLWDAQTSDGRSIKKGFEYMLSYFTEEKAWEYEQIADAEGSRQKLIEDIKYASQLFEEDDFNSALQLIEKGEANITFRK; from the coding sequence ATGATGAAACTATCAGGGATTTTTTATTTAGTGATTTTGCTATGTATTGCCACCACAGGCATGGTGGCTGGTCAAGATCGTATGGTTCAGTCTGATAAGATTACGCTTATTGAATATAGCGAATATGAGAAAACAAAGGAACGTATCGAGCACAATGACCCTAAAGCCAAGTCCAATTATAACCGCCTGATCGAAAAAGCGGAGTCAGCTATCAAGCATAAGGGGTTTTCGGTGGTGAAAAAAACAGGGGTGCCGCCAAGTGGTGATAAACATGATTATATGACTATTGGCCCATATTGGTGGCCCAATCCAAGCACGTCAGATGGTCTGCCGTACATCAGAAGAGACGGTGAAATAAACCCTGAAACACGGAATGATTTTACGGACTATGTGGAATGGCAAAATTTCGTCCGCTCCCTAACGATATTAAGAGATGCCTTCTATTTTTCGGAAAATGATGTCTATGCAAAAAAGGCACTGGTACTTATCAAAACCTGGTTCCTGGACCAAGAAACCAAGATGAACCCTAATCTCGATTATAGCCAGAGTATTCCAGGGAAAACGGATGGTAGAAAATTCGGCATCATTGAGTTTGCGAATATTGTGGAAGTGGTAAAATGCCTGGAGTTGTTGGGGGAGCGCAATCAGCTGGATCCAGCAACACAGCTGTCTATAAAAGCTTGGCTTTCAGAATATGCTCGTTGGCTCCAATACAGTGAAAATGGAAAGGGAGAGGCACATACAAAGAACAATCATGCCACGTACTACGACCTGCAATTATTGAGTATCTTAACCTATTTGGGAAAAACCGAGGAGGTGAAAAAATACCTTTCTACAATTACCATAAGCAGGATTTACGATCAAATTGAGCCAGACGGCAGCCAACCGTTGGAATTGGCCAGAACCAAATCTTTCTCCTATTCTGTTATGAATCTACATGGCTTCTTATCCCTTGCCCGCTTAGGTAAAAAAGTGGGTGTTGACCTTTGGGATGCACAGACCAGTGATGGGAGAAGCATTAAAAAAGGCTTTGAGTATATGCTTTCCTACTTTACAGAGGAGAAAGCATGGGAGTATGAGCAAATTGCTGACGCGGAAGGCTCCAGGCAAAAACTGATAGAAGATATAAAATATGCCTCTCAATTGTTTGAGGAGGATGACTTTAATAGTGCCTTACAGTTGATTGAAAAAGGGGAAGCAAATATTACATTTCGGAAGTAA
- a CDS encoding MFS transporter has product MGRIQNTFRALQSSNYKIFIAGQAISRIGTWMERTAVSWVVYEMTNSTFMLGLTAFVSQFPSFLFSLYGGILSDKYPRHKIVMITQVASFLQAAILAFIVLSGDTAIWHILTLITLLGIINAFDIPARQSLVHQLLSNPEDLSNAVALNSSVVNLARLIGPAIAGLVLSTLGAGICFSLNALSYLAVIISLLFLKLAPQPKKVKKQSNLSEIKETFSYLKHHPILAPTMIYIAIISLLVIPYNTLLPEFAKEVFQGNAQTYGFMVSSIGLGAFLGTLFLASLAPKTKKSRILIINAAILGSSLIVFSITELLPFALFLAVITGFTGLTQSTICLTIVQTEADAEKRGQLISLYAMALFGMMPLGSLLVGLISNHIGSSTTLLIQGLIAIAIAISFFQFLRKKKLKSMKNTLR; this is encoded by the coding sequence ATGGGAAGAATCCAGAATACTTTTAGAGCACTCCAATCTTCCAATTACAAGATTTTTATTGCCGGCCAAGCCATTTCACGCATTGGGACATGGATGGAAAGGACGGCTGTAAGCTGGGTGGTCTACGAAATGACCAACTCCACCTTTATGCTGGGCCTTACGGCGTTCGTTTCGCAGTTTCCTTCCTTCCTGTTTTCCTTGTATGGAGGCATTTTGTCGGATAAGTATCCGAGGCACAAAATCGTCATGATCACTCAGGTTGCCTCCTTTTTGCAAGCGGCCATTTTGGCTTTTATCGTGCTAAGCGGAGATACCGCGATTTGGCATATCCTTACCCTTATTACCCTTTTGGGCATCATCAATGCCTTCGACATCCCTGCCCGACAATCGCTCGTACATCAGCTACTCTCCAATCCAGAGGACCTGTCAAACGCCGTAGCCCTCAATTCTTCTGTAGTAAATTTGGCAAGGCTGATAGGTCCTGCTATAGCCGGACTGGTGCTGAGCACCTTGGGCGCAGGTATCTGTTTTTCCCTTAATGCCCTGAGTTATTTGGCCGTGATCATTTCACTGCTGTTCCTTAAGCTCGCTCCCCAACCCAAAAAGGTAAAAAAGCAAAGCAACCTCTCCGAGATCAAGGAAACCTTTTCATACTTAAAGCATCACCCCATTCTCGCTCCTACGATGATCTACATTGCCATCATCAGCCTTTTGGTCATTCCTTATAATACGCTTTTGCCGGAATTTGCAAAAGAGGTATTTCAGGGAAATGCACAGACCTATGGTTTTATGGTCAGCAGCATTGGTTTAGGGGCATTTTTAGGAACCCTTTTTTTAGCGTCCTTGGCTCCAAAAACCAAAAAATCTCGGATTTTGATCATCAATGCGGCTATTCTGGGAAGTTCCTTGATTGTTTTTTCGATTACCGAACTGCTGCCTTTTGCCCTATTTCTGGCCGTCATCACCGGATTCACAGGACTGACCCAATCAACTATCTGCCTGACCATCGTCCAGACGGAAGCTGATGCAGAAAAAAGAGGCCAGCTTATCAGCCTGTACGCCATGGCCTTGTTTGGGATGATGCCTTTGGGAAGTTTATTGGTCGGATTGATCTCCAACCACATTGGGAGTTCGACCACATTGCTGATCCAAGGGTTGATTGCCATAGCCATTGCCATCTCCTTCTTTCAATTCCTGAGAAAGAAAAAGCTAAAATCAATGAAGAATACCTTACGCTAA